From the genome of Prionailurus bengalensis isolate Pbe53 chromosome D1, Fcat_Pben_1.1_paternal_pri, whole genome shotgun sequence:
TTTTGTCCCTCATACTCATCAGTATGATTACTTGCCAATATTCCTGTGGCCTAGAATGCTCTACATGTGGCTCTTCCTCTTGTGAGATCTCAGCTGAAACGCCACCTCTTCAGAAAAGCCCCTCCACCCAACCTAAAGCAACCATACAGTTACTCTCTGTACCACTCACCTTCAGACTCTGCATTTTTCTGCTCTATTCACATGTGTTCATCACCTGTCTCCTTTTCCTGCCCATTTGCACCCCACCTCCATCTCGCTGTAGACAATGAACCCAATGAGAGTGTACatattgtctgttttgttcaccactgtatcttctgatgttttaaaaacagagccTGGTGGAGGATAGGtgcttttatttgttaattaaataaatgatatcaTTTGTAGCATCAAAATCTgagacaaaagggaaaatgaaaataataaaggcaaaatgCTGACTGCTAATGAATTACAGATTTGAAAGCCCATTTGAGGAAAGGACAAAAATTCCTCTGCTAATAATTGGTGAATATTTCTAGTAAAATTTTTCCCAATGAAGACATAGCATGTCTTATTTCCTGCCCTAAAGTCCCAAGAGGTAAAACCCAGTGTAGGATGCTTTTATTCCTAATGGCTCTAAAAGGTGatatcagggggtgcctgggtggctcagtccattaagcatccaacttcagctcaggtcatgatctaaacagtctgtgggtttgagccccatgtcgggctctgtgctgacagctcagagcctggcacctgcttcagattctgtgtctccctctctctctgaccctcccctgctcactctctctctctctctctctcaaaaataaacaaacattaaaaaaataaaaataaaataaaatacaataaaaggtTATCTTGTCCTTAGGAGCACAGACCAGAAGGAAATCTTGCTCTACCACATTCCCTTGAGACTTAAGTGAGAAGAGCATCTCCATATTCTCAGCTCTTTCAGGAAATGAAGGAATCTCCTAAAACAAAAGCCCCTACAGCACTCAAAAAGACCACACTCAGTTCCTCAAACTCAGTAGCCTTTCAGTTAaggtttattaaatgaatgaataaatagctGAAACTCAAGTCTGACAAAATCTATATATCCATGACAAAGTTTTGTAGGAATTCCAGACATACCTCAGTCAAAAATCTCACAAGTTAATCTTTCTGGATTTACCTCAATTCAACCATTTAAACTTAAATCTATAACTTCTGAAAATAAGTTGGAGAACAACAAATGAACTACTTTTACTTTCCATGAAAAGATAAAGGGCAGATCCTCCTCTTCCTTATATTGTCTTTGTGAAATGACTTATAAATAATTAGCTTAATTTACCCTATATTtgaatcatttgcatttctacttTGATTTCTTACTGTTCTCTCCATAGCTTCATACACTGTGTGCCTTTACTAGGAGTTGGCATCTGTAACTAACACCGTTTCTACTCAAGAGAACACCCTTTTCTTAAAAGTCTTACTCAGTGCAATTTTGACATCTTTGTTCCTCAGACTATAGATAAAAGGATTCATCATTGGCCCCACAATGGTATAAAAAACTGTGGATACCTTATCTTGATCCAGGGACCCAGCAGGAGAAGGTTTTAGATACATGAATGCTGATGctccaaagaagagagaaacagtaaCTATGTGGGAGCTGCAGGTACTGAAGGCTTTGGACCTGCCCTCTGTAGAATGGATACGGAGGATGTTGGAGACGATCAAGATGTAAGAAATGGTGATGGTGAGACTGGGCATTATTACATTGATTCCCACCACAATGAAAACCACCAGCTCATTGACGTAGGTGCTTGTGCAGGAGAGCTGAAGGAGAGGAGGTATGTCACACAtgtaatgattaatgatgttgccCTCACAGAACGTGAGCCTCAGCATGCACCCGGTGTGCGCCATGGCACCCACAAACCCCATTGCATATGTTCCTGCCATCAGCATCAGGCAGACCTGGTGGGACATGATGGCCTTGTAAAGCAGGGGCTTACAGATGGCCACATACCGGTCATAGGCCATCGATGTCAAAATACAGCACTCATCAATgacaaagaaggagaagaaacagagctGAGCCATGCACTCCTCGTAAGAGATGATGTTTTGCTTTACAAAACCTATCAGCATTCTAGGCATTATGACAGACGAGTAGCAGAGATCAATGAAGGAAAGGTTGAAGAGAAAGTAGTACATGGGAGTGTGCAGGTGAGGCTTCAGACCGATCAGAATAATCAAGCCCATGTTCCCCATCACGGTGACCACGTAGATtcctaagaaaatgaagaagagaggCAGCTGGAGTTCTGGCTGTTGTGTTAAACCCAGCAGGATAAACTGGGTCACTGAAGAGTCATTGCCTGCTGCCATTGTTCCCTAGGACGTATCTGTGAGAACAGGACAGAGGGTGACATTGAAATGAGCACCCAGCTCTTTTCCCCCAATCCCTCCGTAATGAGACAGAGTCCCAGAATGAGAATGAACTCACACCCACCCTCCTGTGTGCCACTGCTGTCTCAGCCTTTGCTGAGATTGTTTAAAGATGTCTATCAAAAAGTCATAAAGGGCAATATCCATAGGGATAAAATGCAGGAACCCTGAGAGCATCTCTTCTATACGCCTTCTTTGACAGTCCACCAGTCCCACCTCAGGGACATCTGCCATCTCAGCAAGAGATATATCATTTCAAGGGGTCTGTGGCTCTCAtaaaaaagatttggaaaaagAATAGTAGGAACGATAAAATGCAATCCTCACTCTTCTGCATTAGAACTTTAATATTGGACCTGGGCTCTGATGAATTTCAGGGATGAACAGCCCAAAACAGAGATCttcttgttatttttgctttgagtGAGTTTTGAACTGATGGAGCCAGAGCACAAACCTCAGAACCACAGACTCTGAGGAGCCAGGAGTTACAGATCATGATTTCTGATGGTGGTTTTGCCCAGTGTCCTCTCAGACTAGGGGGAAGTGGATATCATCTGCTAGTGCCAGAAGATCCATCTGCTAACATGACCCAAAGGAGTTTTCATGGGTGGGAAATCCTAGGGAACTGATTAAAAATTGGAAGACCTGTGTTTTCCCCAAAGATCAGACTTTGCAGTGGAAAACAATTTTTACCTAGTCTACATTTACAACTTAGTTCATGATAATAGCATTGACCATTGGGAGTATGCCATTTTGCATACAATTTCATTTCCTCCCAAATGGGGTACATCCCCAGATAGAAGAACATGATGATCTTTCCTACATCCACAATGGTTTCTCCCTAGCACCTATCACTCTATGAAATActacacatttattcatttattcatttgttgtaTGTTCCCACCACACACTCATGTACCCACTTACATTTGAATTGAAGCTCCAAATGGATTGTGTCTATTTTCTCCAGTGCTATCCCTGTAGCAcctaagtgttcaataaatatttgtataatagaAGAATAGATGAATTCCATATTTCCTGGAATTTATAGTGGATACTACAACAGAATTTCCTGGAATTTATAGTGAATACTACAACAGAATTCTTGGCACACAGGCAAAGGCTTGTGTGGTGTCAATGGTTTTCTCTGTAGACCTGAATGTaggaagaaaaagacatcagTAAGACTAGTAAAGGACACTACTGAACTCTTAGATACCATACAGATCAGAGTTACTGAGCTTTCTCC
Proteins encoded in this window:
- the LOC122482513 gene encoding olfactory receptor 147-like, which produces MAAGNDSSVTQFILLGLTQQPELQLPLFFIFLGIYVVTVMGNMGLIILIGLKPHLHTPMYYFLFNLSFIDLCYSSVIMPRMLIGFVKQNIISYEECMAQLCFFSFFVIDECCILTSMAYDRYVAICKPLLYKAIMSHQVCLMLMAGTYAMGFVGAMAHTGCMLRLTFCEGNIINHYMCDIPPLLQLSCTSTYVNELVVFIVVGINVIMPSLTITISYILIVSNILRIHSTEGRSKAFSTCSSHIVTVSLFFGASAFMYLKPSPAGSLDQDKVSTVFYTIVGPMMNPFIYSLRNKDVKIALSKTFKKRVFS